DNA from Pelodiscus sinensis isolate JC-2024 chromosome 1, ASM4963464v1, whole genome shotgun sequence:
TGaagcaccagaaaaaaaaaaaaaaaaaaaaaaaaaaaaaaaaagctccagaAGGCTATCCGTTTCCTATTTTCTGCCCAACTTGCAGAAAATTGCTGGTAGTTGCTTCAGCTACCAGTAATATGATTATTTTTAGTGTCTTTTCTGCAGAAAGTCAAGCTACATAGGGAAGGAGGGACATGGGggaaaaataaaggaaaggatttaaaaacaaacaaacaaacaaacaaacaaaaaccacaaacCAGTGCTGCCAAACCCAGCTCCAATTGGAAGGAGAGTTTGGACAAAGCTTAGTAAATTTCTGacaaccctcacccccccccccccccaactactcTCAAGCCTTATGTGGTCACAAGTGCAGAGCAGACTGGGGAGGATCTGCTGCTGCTCAGATTTCCCAGGCAGCAGAGTAAGGGAATGTCTTCAttaagcagggtttcccaacctatgggtcaagACCCAAATATGAGTCACCatcacatttcaaaagggtcgccaactgtcttcccaggtggctctgcgcctccgcctcctcctctcccccactttccccctgtttttgaattgccatGGGTCACCAAGTcctcctgaattgtcaaaatgggtccccatctggaaaagattgggaaccgctGAAAGCCTCAGACAGTGATTGGTGCCAGTGGGGAGCGGGGGTATCAATGTgactgaaagagctctttcatcaAATGAGCAAACAAGACAGCATCAGCTGGTCAACTTACCATGCCATCATAGGTAAGCAGACCtaggtatgttgacttcagctatgttattcacatagctgaagttgtataatGCAGGTCGACAAATCACAGTAGTATAGACTGAGGCCTCAAAGTGACAATCCTGGTCATTAGAACAGAGCCCCATAAGGTGTCTGAATAGAAGCAGCAAACACTTGAAAATTTTGGTAAGCTTCTACTGTGCTGCAACTTGGCATAGCCATGAGCAGCTGCACCAGGATTTACCACACTGCACCaatttaagcaaaatgcaggacaatgtagcactttaaagactaacaagatggtttattagatgatgagctttcgtgggccagacccacttcctcagatcaaatagtggaagaaagtagtcacaaccatatataccaaaggatacaattaaaatgaacaaatatgaaaaggacaaatcacattgcagaacaggagggggatgcaggggagggggaaggaaggaaggtaagtgtctgtgaattgatgatattagaggtagggagagtgggatgtttgtgagttaatggtattagaggtgataattggggaaactatcttggtaatgggtgagatagttcaaatgtttgttgagttctttttggaaagtgtcgaattttaacatgaattacagttcagaggattccctttcaagtgcagatgtaaaaggtctttgtagcagaatgcaggtggttaagtcatttccccaattatcacctctaataccattaactcacaaacatcccactctccctacctctaatatcaattcacagacacttaccttccttcctccccctcccctgcatccccctcctgttctgcaatgtgatttgtccttttcatatttgttctttttttttaattgtatcctttggtatatatggttgtgactactttcttccactatttgatctgaggaagtgggtctggcccacgaaagctcatcatctaataaaccatcttgttagtctttaaagtgctacattgtcctgcattttgcttcagctaccccagactaacacggctacatctctatcactattctgcaccAATTTACTGAGTTCTTGTTCAGAAGATCAAACAAGCGCTAGAATTTAAGTAAGTCAAAGTTAAAAATCAACCTAGGCTGAATAAAATTGCCTGAGCATTAAGAGGATATTATTCTTGTCTCATTTTTAATGACTGAAATCAACTCTCTGGTGATAGCAGCAGCATTCAGTTACAATGAGTAGCAGATACAACTATTGTGTTCCTCACAGGCAAAGAAAACCCATAAATggaaagaagcttcagggggtagccaagttagtctgtacaagtaaactgaaaaaacaacaaatagtctggtaacactttatagaccaacaaaagatgtagatggtataatgagcttttgtgggtacagcccacttcttcagatgactggagttttggaAGTCtaggacaaagaaaaaaaaagcgtGGGAAGATGGAGTACTGGAGCTTCACTTTACTCTAGTAGCCagtgggaagtgtgtgtgtgcggggggaagagagcatgaagggggaaaggaggattGCACAACAGTCAGGAGTCTCTGGACAAGGGAGAAGATTCCTTTCAGTCAGTTACTGACAGCTTCAAATTTTAGTGCAAGGGGAACTCTGGGTCATCGCCCAAGCACAGAATTAATATGCCCCAaaacttccctccccctccacacagaaTAATGTAATTGTCAGGGAGGTGAAAGGAAGCCATGAGAGGGCTTCCTACAATTGCACCTTTTGCCTACTAGGTGCTAACGTGGCACCAGGCTCATGGGCCAAATCAGACAGCCACAGAAAAGGAGGACACAAAGGCGGTCCTTCCTCACACTGTCCTGCTTGCAGGGCCAGATAAGGAGGCACAGGATGTAGAAGGATAGACAGAACAAGCACATAGGGCTGCTTGTGGGAATGGTTTACAGACCTAGGTCCAGAAGGTTTAGTGGGAGAACAGGAGGTAGTAAGATGACATTGAGCCAGCAGGTGTGGAGACTGCAGGGACAAATGAAGATTGGGTCAGATGTGCCTGACTGAATGGGAGAGCAAAATAAGGTTTACAAACAGGGCTACAAATAAAACTTAACCATTGTAGAGGGCAGATACAAAAATCAAAGGGGTTGAATAGAGATGcaagagactagttgactattggatagtcaactagtgatgagactagtcacttcccccacaccttgctgcctctatcagagagaagcagtggggtggagagggggagcaaGCGCCGGTGCTtgaggaagccagcttaaaagctggttcacctcagcaccatctctgcaggaggccggggaggtagaggcacagcgggagATGGCACAactggggactgaagcagtctctgctcacacCACTTCTACTGCgattctttttttgaaatgtacaagatccctgCCGGGCTCTTTCCTCAACAGAAAGCAAGGAATACAGATCACTCAGAAAACACCAGAATGTCGTAAGTGCAATGTACCTCACTCTTCcattgggggagggcagggagggtaATCAGCTGTGTTGTATCAAGCAAGCAGGATCTCTGTTCACCATGCCCCTGCAACAGCATCCCCTCATGCTAACGAATAGTGGAGAGAACCAGACCTACTTTGTGtatctgcaggaatttgcatatcttcttccgatctcactttcgaaagagaaagtaatcttgatgcatttttttcagcaaaccccccctttttcaaaaagccacgtaaacATCATATTTTGAGGAAAgcgagattggaagaagatatgcaagaagttcccgcagaatttgcatatcctcttttgaatcttccccgtagtctagacgtattaACTAAGGCTATGTAGGAGAATGAGATTACATATGGCTGGCTTTAGAGTATACAGTAAATAGGAAGAAGCAGAAGTATACCCATTTAATTCCCCCTTTACTTACATTCTTCCCTGCTGTAACAGGAATGTTGTCTTTGGGCACTGACATCTGAATCACTTTTAGCTTTTTCTGTCTTTGGTGCTTGGTTGCAACTAGACCACAAAACACTCTTGCAACAGAATGTAGCTCCTCTTTCTTGCAACATATCAAATCTGAAATCAGTAGATTCTCTGTGTTCCAAAATACTCTGTGAACAGTTTGAGACACTTCCAGAATTTCCACCTATCCATTTTGCAGAGTACCTGGGTACTTGGGAGTCAAACTGTGGAAGCAGTTTTCTGTCTGTCTGATGTCTGAAATTGAATAGCTGGTGTTGAGAAGGTTTTGTGCTGCCAGAATCAGGATCCAAATCTTTGTTTTGTGCATACTGAATAATCCAGTTAATTTTTTTGCTCAAGATACTTTTTACTTCTGCATAGGTACTTTTGGAGAGTTTTGATCGTGGGCAGTCCTGATTTGCTATTAAATGGAATTTTTCAAAGCAGTCCTTGTGCCCCCTTAATGATCTTGTGTGAAGAAGATTGGACTTTGGTACCCCTGTAAAGACAGAAATGATAAAGATTATGTAAATTGTGTGTTATTCCATAATACCTTTAATACTCAAAGCAAATGCAAACATTTCAGAAGTTAATTTTGTGATTTTATACATTATTTCTGGGCCTCTCATACAAAATGTATTGGCAGTTTTCCATTTAAGTGGATCTGAAGACAACTAAGGCCTGAATAAGCACAAAAAGGCCACAAGTACATGCTGCAACAACACTTAAGTACCACAGAATTAGctttgctgtttttgttttggagAGCAAGGTGGATCTGTTATTGGATAGACTTCTGTTGAAAGAGACAAATTTTGAGCTACACAAAACTTAAGATTTTCTCCCCCTCCTTGTGGTTAAAATTCTATTACCTGTTCATCTTTGATGAATGGAAAGGCTGAGCGCTGTACATTCACTTCCGCCCTTATAATTGCAAAGATAAACTTTCAAACAGGAAACTAGTACACAACAATGCAGTAGCTTCACCCTGAACGCCTCTACTGCCAGTTGAGGATTGCCAAGTTGCAGCACAATTAAAAGAAAACACCTCAGGTTAGTTTAATTCTGTAGACAGCAGAAAAACTTAATAGTGGGCACCAACCAGTTAATCATGATAATATAGTTGATCCTGGAAACTCTCACCCGTTCTCTGGTGGTGGAGTGGGGTGctgctcaggcaggctccctgcaagcTTTGGCCCCACACTGCTTCCAGAGGTGGCCAGCATGCCCCTGCAGCCTTAGGGGCATGAGGGGCACAAGAGGTCTATATGCACTGCCCCTACCTGCAAGCACCGCTGCCTGCGGAGAGGGGCAGTGACCAGAGCCAGGTGAGGCTGAGGCTACCCAAGGTAAGTGCTGCACGCTTCAGCAAACGGGATCTTTAAATGGCTCTGAAGCATTAAACCCAGAAGTAGCATGAGTAGTACAGCCGGCCTACTTATGCTGGACCAGCATTTCTCTTCCACTACCCCGTCTTGCACTCCActactctgccccagcccaaagTCCCCTACTGCACCCAactacattcccccccccccaatcttgcagggcaggggagaggcagagggatggagtgagtagggcagagtttggggaaagggaaaggtagatcctgggttgctctcaaattcaaaaagtgaccttGAGTCTAAGAGGCTGGAGAACATTGCTTAAGAGTGTCAGTTTCATATTGTAACTTGGGAAAGCAGGTAGTACTGAAACTGTTTAGGGGAAAGAGAAACCAAAAGAACAaaaagcaagggagggggaaaaaaagcaatggAGACTCTTCTCCCTTTTCTCTTTGCAGAAGTCTGAAGGGTCGAGAACAACACTCTCACCTTACAGGAGATTCATAGGTTAAATCAGTAGGATTCAAACTTTCTcttagttgaagaaaattgttgatgcctgtgacccaacataattggACTAGAATGTGTGAGAGCTccgggtggggctgaggatgagagctttgcagtgtaggagggggctctggctttggggagtGATCAGGGCTAGGGCAacaggggcttaccttgagtggctcctggTCAATGATGCAGatggggtgctaaggcaggctccctgcctttcctggtactgcagaccaggctgtgccccagaagcaaccagcagcaaattcccagccaatgggatcacAGACCTAGTACTGGGGTCAagacagtgcacagagccctgtatgctctcccctcccactgcacctaggagccaggcctgctgcccagCTTGCTTCTGGGTTGCAGTGCAGTCCAtggtgcaggacaggcaggtagcttgCCCTAGcatccccactggtcacctgatcaccctgcagcaaccaGACCTGGTGCCTGACATTCCAGGATGCAGCACTGGGTCACGACCCCTAGCTTGAAAATCCTACTAGCCACAGAGAGACTGACCTTCCAAGTAAGGTTCAGTGACAGAAGCCTACCCAGCATTTACACATTGGTCTTCTCTCAAATCTTCCCATTTTTCATATCTATCACTGGCTATGATGCGGCAaataggaagggggggggaaccccCTGAGCTCTAGTTTAACTACTGAATTGCAGTAGTCTTAGAAAATAAAGACTTTCAAAGGAACTGgcaaaaaaatacacacacacaaaagaagatttacctggtattaTTTGGGTtctaactcaatttttgttttgtggaaaataaaatgaaaatacacGTTTCATGTAAATCTCTACTCTGGGTTGGGGTGTGGGTGAGAGATTTTGTATGCATGCTGGCCTGGAGAGAAAGCCATCTCTCACTGCAACAGGTTGGGACCAGGTAAGAAGTGCATCTCCATGGCtgttgcagctccagtgggcacagctggggaatgGGGGCATGTCCCCCCACAGCTGAagtaggtccaggttcatctgcctcctgcactccccaaaaCAGAGTGAGGACTACAACAAACTGTCCTCTTCCTCAatctctgatgaaggggaacatccagcaatgttcccatacaaagaggggagagaagagcatcAATCTCCTCCTAAAAGGTGGCTGAGTAGTGGGAGGTGCaccaccagccagccccttttacctggcctggtgattctgtcttttctctgtatggttttatgagaagcaatcccattccaggtacatcctattttcctagcacaaccaaatccttaccttgttttaagttataagaaGAAGCTATAACACAAAtatggtagtcctagctcttacaatttaggaGAACTTCTTGAAACAGACAATtgctcaaatatacagtagatttctAGTGTAAACCAAGGAAAGGCAATTCCTCTCTCTTTCATGGCTTTCCAGTATAATTTAAATAACAAATCTGCTTAACTCAAAGAGCAATAGGCCTTTGCTGCAAGCCATTGGATCATTAAGCCATCGGGGAATAGAAAGATCTGTAAGTCAAAGTCACAGTGAATACATTACTTAAAAGCCTTCATAGACTCTTGAGACTGATTCAATATCATCCACCTCCCCCGCCTCTTTTCAGCATGAAATGAAATGCTGCTGATGTTATCATTTTATGCTGATAAAAACTTCAAGTCTCATTTTTAAACGAAGTATTATAAATTGACTGTATTTTAAGGCTCTCTTTATCCCACAGTGCTACACAGAAAAGAAGCATCTAATGATCTGGATAGGAAGCAGAATGTACAATGAAGACtgttgcttttttggggggggtggggaggaggaccAGCCAACAAAGCAGTCACGAAGGATGCCCTGAATATCTTGTTCAAAAAAAGGGGAACAAAAGGCATAGAAAATGCTTTATCATTAAGTTAAGAATAAGGAGGCAAATTTCAGTATACAATGTCTCTAAATAATTAAGATTTTGCCTAATACCCCATGCATGACAATTGTAATATGGAATATTCAGTTTAAAGACTTATACCAATACTTATAATATAGTCACTTGTTTCGAGCCGTTAGTCGAAAGAGGATGAATTTCTTTCCCCACCCACAAAGTTAGCTATGGCTGTTCAGGGGCTGAAGAGGATGGATGACAGGAATTTTAAACCCATACCTCCCAAACGGATGTCTCAAATCTATttagataatttaaaaaacaaaagtgtaATGTGGTCCACACAAGGACTGAAATAAGTGTCTCAAACATGAACTAGTCACTGtccagaaaacaaaataaaatttcttAAAACTGCTCAAATTTCTTAATGACAGACTTAAGTCCATGATCCCCAGAAATCCTCACAAGGCAGCTAACAGGAGAACAGTTAAACATCTGCTGCAAATAGGAATGGAGCCCCTCACTCAAGAAAATATGCTACTTCCAAAAGGAACTTGGAAGGAGAATGGCATGAAGGGGTTGGTAACAAGAGACTATGTTGTATCTGATCAAATTCATTGAGAATATAAAAGTCAAGATAgaggtcttaaaaaaaaaaatctaggttgGCAGCTGCCATCTCCAATAGATGCTTTTTGGGTATATGTATACACGTGTCTATTTGCACTTCCCCCCCATTTTCTGGGAAGGGGAGAATGCTGCAGCAAGTACCACAAAGAATACTACCAGTCAAACCCCATGTCATCGCACAGGTATAATCCATAAagttgtgtgtgtttaaaaaaaaaaaaaagacaaaaatggcTGAAATTAAATCCTAGGCAGTAACAGATCTCAAACCACAGTGAAGATTAAGTCTGGTACTATTCTAAATGAAAAGAGCTCTCAGCTATGTTTGCAGGTGTTCTGATCGCTTAACCTagaaggggatggggtgggagagaaTAGTAATTCAAAGTATGTAAGACTGAATTCATTCAAGAGGTGTAAAGGCTAAACACATAACAGGGTGCTATTGAGCAGTagctcccaaccttttcaagcatacggaccccttttcaatctattaacattttacagcccgccccccccccccaacaatataGCTATGCCTGCAGCCTACATGTCTCTCAGCCTGCGCTGCTTCCCAAGCCACAGGAAGCAATGCAGGCTGAAGGACATGTTGGCTGTGAGAGGCTCTgtacatttctattttaaactttccatCGACTCCCTACAGGACCATTGCGGACCATCAGGGGTCCGCGGATCACAGGATGGGAACCACTGCTCTTGACACAGTTTAAGTGATCAGCAGTCTCTTTTGCTTAACTTCTGTTGCCTTTTATTTTGTTAGGAAGCTTTTAAGTAGGTAACAGTAGCTGTTACCTACATTTCGGTATTTCCACTCTATCAATTTAAATTAACGTTACAGAATAAACTACTGCCATTACCTTCAGATCCCAGCAACCTTCTAATGTGACTTCAATTCTAATTGCTTTTATAACTAAGAACACCAATTTATTTAATCAGTAGCTGGAAAGGAGAGAACTTTTGTCATAAAATCCACTTTTCAGATACATGAATGCTCTAAAACTCACTAACCCGGTTAACGAAGTGCTGTATTGCAATTTTCcttaattaaaaatgtttactATAAGACTACTAAATTTGGCACTCATCTCCACCAGAAAATTAAATTTACAGGTACAAATTTAAGAAAATGGTAATCCAGTTAATCACGTTAAGGATGTCCACACACTTAAAATGAATTAGTTTAACTGACAAAGTGCTTTCAAATAGATATCATTAAACTGGTGCAGTTTAGATCTTAGATCTGATCTGCAAACTGAAAAGTAGGGAAAGAGAATACAAGACTCTTTAGTAGCAAGGTAGAGTGCTGGTGCCAGTCCTATTCCCAACTTCCATTAATTCAGGATTTGGGGTGGAGTTACTTATCCACAAAAAATGTGGAACAGAGGGAAACTGTGTTATATTGTCTTCTGGATAGAATGGGACGGTGCTGGGACATCTATGTTGCCATCCTAATAACTCAATAGTTTGGAGCACCTAATCCTTACTACCTGGCCAATCAGGTGGGTTTAAGAGCTTGTGGCGCTTTTCCCTTCTGTCCCACAGCTTCTGAGACGCTTCAGTCACTTAACTGGTCTGCTTTTGTCTTCCCTGGGGATCTAGTCCTATCTATGACATCCATGGCAGCAGAATACAAGTCCTTAAATCCTCCTCCAAAacttacacatttatttttacatcCACACATCATTAGAAGCTATGCATTTCTGCTTGTCCAAGGGCAGATGTATTACAAGGACAGGACCTGTTAGGCCCAAATAAATTCTAAAGGGCACTTTCTTGCCATAGCAATGTATGTGCTGTCAATTTCTTATTAGAAAAAATTAAATGCTCCTATAGCATAGAGAGATTAAccagaaaaggaaaaaacaatcACTGCTATCCTGTATTCCCAAAAGTTGGCACACTGTATAGAGTCAGACTTTCACCTACCTTCCATGCATAAAACAGATAGCAAATATTAGTGTAGACGAGCATAAAAGCTTTTCTAAGCATTTTTTCATATATGCAACATATTCATATCAACAAGACATCTCCTATTGTGCATTTGTTTTTCTGTTATGTGATTGTATCTTGTAGGGCAAAGGCAAGAACCCAAGAAATCACAAGAACCCATAGGTTTTATATAAAGAGATGGTGGTGGTTTATTTGACTGGCACCTTCTCAACATATATTCCCAAAAACTTTATGGTATGGTTAAATAAACTTGAACATTACCATATTTGTAGTTAAGTATAGCTCATGAATTCCAAATAATAATGTAACAACAGGGAACAGTTCCAGTTACTGTTAATATGTTTCATATAGGTAGAATAGAAATGTGTTAAGTCTGCACACAAACAAAATGTGATGAGACAGGAGCTGTATTACTTAAAATATAAGATAATCTACCACAAGATGAGCCAGAGATTCTAGTAGCCTGGAGACAGCATTTATGCTGTTCTGCTTGAAACCCAACTAAACTGTAGGAAAGCAGATGGTAGTTATAACTGGAACAATCTTCCCAATTCACATATATAATGCCATAACGTACTGTGGGAACTACAGAATCTACTTTGTTGTTCACTCAACAGTAGTTACTTAGACAATAATAAAGGGAGAAAGATAAAAATGGCATCATATCCAATCACATTAGGATGAATTAGTTTAAAACTCTTACTAGGAGAAGCAGCAAGTAATATTTAATAGTTTCACAAGCCTATTCAAATCCATGGAAAATGACTCATTCAATCTCTGGTAAGACTGTATACAATGTCACAAGTTTTTACTGGAAACAGGCAAGGTTAGCAGTACACCCAACTCAGCAGTTTAATCCTATAAATTCACAGAATAGTAAAAGTACATCAGATGAATACTGCAAGTTTATAGTATAGGCTAAGCCAGTGGTTCTGGACCCCAAAGTAGGTCATGACTATTTACATGGGATTGCCAGAGATGGACTTGCTAGGACCCAGGGCTGAATTCTGAGCCTCTCTGCCCTGGACTGAAGCCAAACCCCAAGAGCCTGGGCGAAGCCTTTGGACTTCAGCTTTGGCTCCTCCTCT
Protein-coding regions in this window:
- the C1H21orf91 gene encoding protein EURL homolog, which encodes MNEEQFVNIDLNDDNVCSVCKLGTEKETLSFCHVCFELNIEGVPKSNLLHTRSLRGHKDCFEKFHLIANQDCPRSKLSKSTYAEVKSILSKKINWIIQYAQNKDLDPDSGSTKPSQHQLFNFRHQTDRKLLPQFDSQVPRYSAKWIGGNSGSVSNCSQSILEHRESTDFRFDMLQERGATFCCKSVLWSSCNQAPKTEKAKSDSDVSAQRQHSCYSREELNMMTLEEVEQLNEKLLKQIQDVFEELTRQVQEKDSLASELNVRHIAIEQLLKNCSKLPCLQMGRAGMKSHVPI